Part of the Dioscorea cayenensis subsp. rotundata cultivar TDr96_F1 unplaced genomic scaffold, TDr96_F1_v2_PseudoChromosome.rev07_lg8_w22 25.fasta BLBR01000496.1, whole genome shotgun sequence genome, GCAAAAAACATGGAacatatataattgaatttatttaaatgaagaagattttaaaatattcatttcaaGGATATTATAAAGAAAATGGGTGCAAAACAGCAGAAATATCAAGTCAATCTACTAACTAGATTGCTTTGTTGGAAGGTTGTAAAAATTAGTAATGATAGTCTGAACAGCAGCAAGCATTGCTCAAGTGAACCTACCCAACAACATAATCACATTGCCTTCTTGAATCATTTGCAGATTAATCTCCCACAGCAGTCCCTATTAAATGTAGTTCATTTGAGATCTAGATTCTTACAAAATACCCTTGATGTCATAAAATCTTTCATACCAAACTACTATAGTTTAAGTATGTTCTTTTATCATATTACATATTAATATGCGTTATTTTAGATCACAGGTAAATCTTGATAATTGCTGTCTCTCATGGAGAAGAAATGACTTTTGGATCCTCCATGAGACAAAAGACCACTTTTATCCTTTTGCAGTATAATAATGCAAATTTTTATAGTTGAAAATTAGAGATCACAATCAAGAGACTCAAGAAAATATTTGCAACTGTGCGTGATGGCAATGagatttttaaagttttgaacTTTTAACAGTTTATATCAGTTATGAAGATTTGCAGTGTAAGGTTATATCAGTCAAACTTGTTAGAATTCATCTGAAATAGGTCTgcagaaagaaaaataattgaaatgacACATATGCAAGGTTAAAAGAGCTCATGATGACAATAATTGCAATATGCATCCTCGAATTTGCAAgtaaatcaaattataaatgcCAGTCACCATAGATCGATCATGGTAGGTAGTGTTTGGGTGGTGACCTTTGGAATTCATATACCTTTCAAACCCACGCATTGGGCCCAAATCCTGTGTTTGCCAGGAGGTATATGAGGGTTTCATACCTTGAACTCCTGTTTTAGTGATACAGTATGAAGCTTTGACTTGCAACCAATTAGCACATAACCTGAAATCCAGATCTCTAAAttcctcaaaccaaacactacCCTAATGGAAATTATGGATAATAAAGATCCATATGTTACTAGCCAAGATTACAAGCATAGCAGGACAATTCGTATTTCTTtagcaaataaaagaaaatataaattaaaaagaagatcCATAAATTGTAAATCAATTCTTTAGGAAGTAAACAAGCCCTTCACTGATAGCTTAACCATGGTTATGACATCTTATAGTTGATTGTTTAGGAAAGCTATGAAAGATGGATTGCAGActgaaaacattgaaattggTCTCAAGGCCAAATAATCTGATATCAAGTGGGGAACAAGCTAGGACATTAGCTCACAAACAGAACAGAAATCCAATACCATAAAAATACTGAGAATTAGGTGCTAACCTTGTTCTCTGGATTGTCTTGTTTGCGCAGAAGCTCCATGCCAAAAGCCTGAGTTTGAACATAAGAACAGATTCAGGACTTCAGAAAAACAGAGTGAAATTTCCATGTATGAGCAGCAAACCAAAATAAACCTCATAAGAAAACCATATCAAATTATTAAGACTTACTTTTTCATAGAAATTTATGGAACAACCAAGATCGCCCACCCGAAGCATTACTTGACACAAGGGCTCTGGTGTGAGGCCCCTTTCCACAAGCTTGAACTTGTAACCATCAGGATCTTCAATAAAAGCAATCACAGTATTGGCGTCACTGACAGGACCAGGTTCCTTAATAACCTTTCCCCCCTTAGCTTTTATGAGATCCACAGCTTTGGACACCTATTTGAAATTTAACTGCcttttatgagaaaaaaatatttgtgtttcctcatttgattcttttttttctctccacaGCTTTCTGGTCACAAATGGcttttatgagaaaaaaatgtcTGTTTCCTCATAATAGGCATGattcatattaaataaatctGAGAAAAGGGGAAAAGTAATAGTTTTACctgaaaaacaaataatcaaatagCTAAATGACAAAAACTGTCGTAAATCTTCagccatatatatatgagtaagaATTCAAAAGAACCAATTATAAGTGAAACATCAAATTTGAACCCACTAtgacattttgaaaacaaacaaaagaggaaaaacaaatcCAACAAGTATGCTTATGAACAAGAAACAGAATCTTACATCTTCAACTGCTATGCCAAAATGACCAAAGCCTGTTCCAATATCATACTTATCCACTCCATAATCTGTCAAAATTGACATGTAAAAGTATTTGTATTAGACACATATAGGTTCCGAAAATGTTCCTTTCCTATAAGAAACATGAAATGAATGGATCTGtgaaaaaattatcaacattTAAGCATATAGCAGCTTCAAAGCATGATAATATTGGAAGCATGGCAAACAGAGGTTGAATTACTGAGAGACATTAAGGTAGATTACTGTAAGTCAGCTCAACAACAAAGTGAGAATCTTCTGGCCCAAATCCAAGGAAAGCATTAGTGTATCTTTCCTCAGGAATGTCACGTCTCCTTAGCAGCTTCATTCCCAAGCATTCAGTGTAGAACCTGCATTATTCAGATGAAGACAAGGTCCAGAAGCAGTTAATAACCATATCCCCCAAAAAGCATATTTGAAACAGAAGCCAACTAGAAAAAAAGGTAAATACTTTATGGTCTTTTCCAAATCTCCAACACGATAAACAACATGAAGTAATCTCCTTTTATCTCTTTTGACCCACTCCAGTGCACTTTCTTGACTGATGGTGGTGCTTGCACAAGCCATATTTCCAGCAGTGCTGGCTTCAACACTGTTTACTTCTGCTCTTTGCTTCATGTAAGTTCTTATTCCAAACAACTGTGCTGGAAGTAAGGCTGGAAGGCAactcaaaatcaataaaaaaattcagcCTATCGTAGGTAATCATCTTCCACAAGCAAATATACATGACTGTTAGTCGAGCTTTCTCATAATAACCATAACAATAGCAGGACATAAACAAATATGCACCAAATGGGAATGTTAGAGAATTCACAATGCTGGTTCAAATGAGTAAAAGCCTCAGAATTTTTGTGCTTGGTCAAATAGTTCCTGTGAAGCCGTGATGAATGTAGTTGTCCACATCAACTTTTACAGAAGTAGCATCAAGTACAAACAAACTGCCCGGTGCAAGTGTGATTGTAACCCTTCTCCAAAATCCAATAGCATCCTTAGTTTCTATAAATAGGTACAATGGTAAATTTAACAGTTTTTAAAAGTAGAAATTTGACATCTTACCTCATTTTGCATTTTCTTCGACTTAATTTTGTTACAAAAAATTCACTCATGGATCAAATTCAATCAAACAAGAAGAGTAGTAagatttcctttctttttagtATGGTAAATTCTGATTCAAGCTAGCCATGGACGGTTCATTCAAACCATCTTCACAGGAGAGCAAAGTTGTGGGCACCTGAATCTCACTAAATATCTTCATATCTATTAGGTAGACTTTTATCCTTGTTGAGGATATACAACGTGCAGGGCAATAGAAGTGATTTACAGTAGCTTTTCTAGCACAAGACTTAGTCATTTCATGACCGCTTGGGAATATTATCCATTTTGACAACCCGTATTGTTGTAtgctaatttaataaaattgaaaccaGCATTCAAGTGATTCATGCACAGGTCGAAGGCACACTCTTGTCCTGTATTTCCCCATCACAACTTGATTTTCAAAATGTTGTCACAAAACATCAAAGGTCTTTTTCATATTCAATCTTGGTATAATTGAAACTGACACATCAAAACTCCACAtccttgagaaaaaaattatatatatatatatatatatatattctattataGAGAAAGATATAAGATGACACTAAAAACTCTTCGAATAATAACCATAAGCACTTCACtccaaccaaaaaaataaaaaataaaaaaatcaattttggaTATAAAATCCACTCGGACACCACAATAATCAATAAACACACACATCAGAACTCCTTATCGCTGATGAAAAAAAACCAAGCGAAAGCATCTAGCGTCTTAATAAATGAATTTTACGTTTCAACAAGAAACGCAATccaaacaaattaagaaaaagaacatTTATCAAAAGAATTCGCCTAAAAATTCTCAAGAATTACGCGGAGGAACACTTACAACCAATACACACAAAGACAACCAAAAAGAGAAACTTGAAGATAATTCTAAACCCTTGATTCAAAGACGCACATAAAGGCTTACCGGAGACGCGACGAGAGCGAAAGAGTGGACGGCGGCGAGGGAAGGCAGAGAGGCTGGCGACGTTGGCAGAGGACTGGCGGAGGGATGCCAAGTTGAAGGAGGATGACGAAGCCATAGGGACGATCCTCACCATCACCGagctcgctctctctctctctctctctctcgttgaAGTGATGATGGATTCTTCTCTTTCGTCCTGTCTCGCTAGTTCGCACTCTTCGACGCTTGTTATTTAAAGAGGCTTTGGTAGGGCATGCCACATGTGATGACGGTGTTTGATAGGGAATCGAGGAATGCTGACCGTACGATGGAGTTTAGGCAGATGAACCTTGGAAAATTAGTTAATTACAGACAAGTCAAGTGacttttatatgttaaataataataactattaataataataatattattattattattattattactggaaattgccaaaaacacctttTAAGTttacaatattgccaaaaacaccctatTAGTTTTGAACTCCCCAAAAACTCCTTCatttttaattccatgtttttcaactCCCCAAaacatgtaacggatgtcaacggagtgattttcaaattttatgactGAAAAATGctcttgcatggggagtcgtgatcTAGACCATTTCAGggtatgagaggaagtgggggttccATAGGGTAATCCCCAAGAGCAATTTTACTTGGAgcctttttagttatttttctcAATTAGCGTCTTCGGgtttttccatttcaagtcaGTCTCCGAAGTTGCTCTCACGTGCGACCTCTGTAAttgcagcttttccctttccactggtatctcgaaggagaagtcccgcgcaaatagttggcatttcatcagtttgcaatctaaggtattgagtatggttttatggttTCGGTTtcgttttgtgctcctgtttttgttggaagatattgaagtttgCAGGGGGGTTTCTCggttggggttttgttagtctgcagggcaatttctccgctagggttttgtgttgttttgagctttcgtctgtatacactatcgaaatagttttttcgattgttatgatttgtgtaatatttataatgtacatttcccctttcatttgatatggttacgcgtttacaaatgagggtttacgtttaagaaaatgaGGTGTTACtgagttttaaattttgttgtctctgtttaagtattgtttttctccgtttaataaatgagttctctgctttaaCCATTGATATCTCACGTTTAAGAATCGAAGGTTACTgcttaaaatcttatatttccgcttaaacatttatCGATatcgcatgttgaatgtgttgttattgtcgcgagcttgtgactatggcggtcaacctagttaatgggtgatCTTGCTTGACACCCGTAGTGGAGACCTTAAatttgaattgaaagataacatgacccctcgacacctgggagatcatccgaaggataCCGTTTGCGAGCATTCATCGAgatggaagctatataccaagagagggcccttcttgattctctcaTCGCAAAGTGACGATggcgcaccaataaattcagggaTCGGGAAGcttgctgagtttcaggcctcaggatgtggccctcgttcttggtctgcgttgcgatggcgacgcagtcgtgtttcagaagaagaaaacccgctcagcgttcgaaggaggtatttatcaaaaacctacgagagacacagagactccatcaagagcactcttgcgtaacttgttcgacggaggggaagaatataattttgtcaaactccccgatggtgtacctcatggagtGCAGATCCttttcccaaatacatcatgctcagTTCcaaactggatcgttgattatgtcgatgatctacccgccatggggcgatacgcatgggcacagacgacgcacaagtggctgatggaggacattccacaagtaACCGCTCGAGTgtaagatagatgcgccgggaagaagaccaacacaggataTATTAAGGGGTGCTCGGTAGCGCTTAACGTATGGTTTTCTGAGCTGACGaacggaaagaaagtccgtttctgcaagatcccaaggatcgtcgtactacggtgaaagtagttaccgaAGCAAGCGGCAGTGAGAAACCGACTTTGTCATCGTCgaaggaaaaagaggtaataaatcattgacaatgtttaacagaagtatttaatgtttaaacattttatttagagtttaactttattatttacagttttaaatttattcataaaggtttaaatattttgttctccgctttaaatatattctatctttcgtttaatatataaaaaaactactgtttaaatatagttgttatagtttaaaactcgaatgatttcactgaaattgtttggtttacatatgttagtttcgagTTGGTTCCGATGAGTACTCGtagaagaaaatatttgttggggccataCCGACGGATGGATcttattgctccggaaccacttgctcgaaagTAGGGATGAGAGGCGCCTCATCGCGGCGCTGGCCagcgccgttctcctacttccaacCTACCACGcacacgcattcctcgacgtcggagaagccctcccctaccccgccagattgcaacaaccccccctaccacgacaacagCCACAGTCCCCCAATTGTGGCAGCTCCCCGAGCCATGGCGCTCCCCTCGCGGGCCGCAATGCGACTAccttaggcgaagatgtcactgcaactcttatgcaggcgtgctagatattgatgaccgagttttctcggcttgtcgctcgtgttgaggcactggaaagacgttcacaatcgactgcgttgtccctccaaagaaatgaaccaCCCGGGACGGACGAgccgtcggaatttgacgacgacgacatcatcggggtggccattccaagacggccacattcgaagagacttgcgaaaaagaggagaacaatatcgctcgtctccaccgccggtggacgatgaaacaatagcaacaccatcgatggctgatgctgttactgagtctgtcaccgtagatgacatggccatgacggtggaggacatcgtagatgatgtggccgtctgcatggttgagaagatcgtttgtTCCTTAttaacgaaatccccgaccAGTGGAACCGGCTGctgagattgcggcatcaaagatggacacaatccctcaaagaacaagaacaagctaagggtgtgtctccccgTTGATGCTGCTGCTGTGGCCACTGccgagaagatcgttgaatctgcaTGCTGCGTGGCCGATAGCAGCATCAGCGGGGACACAATCCGACAACAAAAAAGCATGTAAGGGTATGTCGTCAGGTTGATGCTTGTCGTCGTCCCCGCATTGAAGCGGACacaatccaacaacaacaaccaccatgtaaggatgtgtctgcggttgatctttagtcgccgtccccgcatcgaaggaagatgctgctggtgctgaacaccgtcaaggctcaaTGACGGTGCCCctatgaagaccccgaccgagaaAGCGAGAGATGATCGAACACAATCAAAATTGGGACAAGAGCGGCTCGGCAAGTCttcattcgaaaaagaaaaatgggttGCTAATCGCGtctttaacaaatacgagcaggagttgatgaggatcttccttaacTGCCATATGGACAGGTAAGGTTAAAGTTTTCACGAtggtgtttaaagtttttatgatagtgtttaacttttttgtgatagtgtttaaatgtttatatgttatcatttaatttatctacttaacgtttaattatttataatattatttaaatatttagaatatggtctaattatatctgttatcgtttaatctCATAGATCGTTGTGGAAGAATGTATTTGTCAGCCCACACtcgggacaaattatacactcgCTTGAGGgtaaggagatggtcacgagatgatgtgatgggcgcttttgtatgcataatacaaaaagtcagtcgagcaaagtgccatatccctacAAGATGGCACTGTTTATGTCAAAAGCGAGACTGACGCATATGAaaacaactatggctatgatcggagatctTTGTGCAtgacttgcatgaagttcaaattgtcatcctcccgataataatgaatgaccacttccatgtcgtcgtccttgacaatgacaagcaagaatacatgcattattcttcatgtgcGGGGTACAaaaaagacgcgttggacatggtaagttctttaattaagtccgattgatagtgtttgttatttaatcggtatcttaatctcaacttgcatatctcggcaaCGGAATCTATTCAGACACGGTACTGCCGATGTGCACGATTCGAGCaagtcggcgaccgcaaagtacccactgcgtttacgacatggaaaccccacggcaaaaacaaggaagcgtcgattgcgccgtctatggcatgcggtttatcgagcaattactttggggtgagaagctacggttaccgcagacagacgttccttacctgagattaaagtatgttacccgcatacttaaggaggggagggcagccgacgtccatgagaaaggggggtcgtccgaagcgggttaaattttgttttcgcagaacaggacttgtatatgttaatgtcaattttgttttcgaatgtaaccCAGgataaattcaattcatttttttcattttcgaaGAACTTGACTCGTATATGtcaatgtaatttttgtttgttttcaattgtaaagcatgttaaattccattcagtgtcatttcattgtttaatttacagtgtcattgtttacatttcagtttaattgtttaactttACCATCTATCGTTAAAATAATAGTTTCCAACATTTAACATTAAaatttctctgtttaacataacaatgtctctgtttaaataactgataacactgtaaagaataagagtttaaatatgaaaaatatccagtcaattcagattgtttctccTTAGAAGTCAgctatttacaatgcctagtcggcgacagtttcattacaagatctacgattgtgaccggatccatggcagcggctgcaatgtaactcgcggacatcaaacgcttgcgactcaatcctctttcgtctaggacgtccaggctgccttctcgtcacaggcggtcgcaaacaaagctcacgatttccgtctgaaggcctgtcatcatcgggtatggggaatatagcttccttatacgccagtttgtaattgttgacggtgaagtagccgctaataaatcgatgaacgttggtgtctgtctacattattgcagcgcaagcgtgtttgcaagggataccataaacttgccaccttcgacatgaacaagttctgatggcaagatctcaCGGAGTTGCTCTGCATTGGTCGATcactcgtaacgatcatcgacacaacgaccaacacgaagatttccggctatcctcgacaattatctctaccttcgaatgtatgtccgggcataagtaggtctcccatttgttcagcTTGCTGCCAGGGTTACATAACatacgcatcaacttga contains:
- the LOC120254557 gene encoding probable lactoylglutathione lyase, chloroplastic translates to MVRIVPMASSSSFNLASLRQSSANVASLSAFPRRRPLFRSRRVSALLPAQLFGIRTYMKQRAEVNSVEASTAGNMACASTTISQESALEWVKRDKRRLLHVVYRVGDLEKTIKFYTECLGMKLLRRRDIPEERYTNAFLGFGPEDSHFVVELTYNYGVDKYDIGTGFGHFGIAVEDVSKAVDLIKAKGGKVIKEPGPVSDANTVIAFIEDPDGYKFKLVERGLTPEPLCQVMLRVGDLGCSINFYEKAFGMELLRKQDNPENKVMC